In one window of Vibrio sp. DW001 DNA:
- a CDS encoding Na(+)-translocating NADH-quinone reductase subunit A yields the protein MITIKKGLDLPISGAPAQVINDGKSIKKVALLGEEYVGMRPTMYTRVGDEVKKGQVLFEDKKNLGVLFTSPASGKVIEVNRGAKRVLQSVVIEVAGDEQITFDSFDSKSLATLDREIVKKQLIDSGMWTALRTRPFSKVPAVDSNTKAIFVTAMDSNPLAADPEVIIKEQSEAFVAGLDLLANLSDGKVFVCKKGTSLPRSEQSNVEEHVFDGPHPAGLVGTHMHYLYPVNAENVAWSINYQDVIAFGKLFLTGEIYTDRVVSLGGPVVTNPRLVRTHMGACIDDIVDNELMPGEVRVISGSVLTGVQAAGPHAYLGRYHTQISVLREGRDKEFFGWAMPGKNKFSVTRSFLSHLFTGQLFNMTTSLNGGERAMVPIGNYEKVMPLDMEPTLLLRDLCAGDTDSAQRLGCLELDEEDLALCTYVCPGKYEFGEMLRDCLDTIVKEG from the coding sequence ATGATTACAATAAAAAAGGGTCTAGACCTTCCGATCTCGGGAGCTCCTGCCCAGGTGATTAATGATGGTAAATCCATCAAAAAAGTCGCCTTGCTAGGCGAAGAGTACGTTGGTATGCGTCCTACGATGTATACTCGCGTTGGAGATGAAGTAAAGAAAGGCCAAGTTCTTTTTGAAGATAAAAAGAATCTAGGTGTTCTATTTACCTCTCCTGCAAGTGGTAAAGTTATCGAAGTGAACCGTGGCGCAAAACGTGTGCTTCAATCTGTTGTGATTGAAGTTGCAGGTGATGAGCAAATTACATTTGATAGCTTTGATTCCAAATCATTAGCAACCCTTGACCGTGAAATAGTTAAGAAGCAGCTAATTGACTCTGGAATGTGGACTGCATTGCGTACTCGTCCGTTCAGCAAGGTCCCTGCTGTTGATTCAAACACCAAGGCAATTTTCGTTACAGCAATGGATTCCAATCCACTGGCTGCCGATCCTGAAGTGATTATCAAAGAGCAGTCCGAAGCATTTGTTGCAGGTCTTGATCTGTTAGCAAATTTATCTGATGGTAAGGTGTTTGTTTGTAAGAAAGGCACTAGCCTTCCTCGCAGTGAGCAGTCTAACGTTGAAGAGCATGTGTTTGATGGGCCTCACCCAGCTGGCTTAGTCGGTACACATATGCATTATCTGTATCCTGTAAATGCAGAAAATGTGGCTTGGAGTATCAATTATCAAGATGTTATCGCTTTCGGTAAACTGTTCCTAACCGGTGAAATCTACACTGACCGTGTGGTTTCTTTAGGTGGCCCTGTTGTTACTAACCCTCGTCTTGTACGCACACATATGGGTGCATGTATAGACGATATTGTTGACAACGAGTTAATGCCTGGAGAAGTACGTGTTATTTCTGGTTCTGTTTTGACTGGTGTTCAAGCTGCTGGCCCTCATGCCTACCTTGGTCGCTATCACACACAGATCTCAGTATTACGTGAAGGCCGTGATAAAGAATTTTTTGGTTGGGCAATGCCTGGCAAAAATAAATTCTCGGTAACCCGATCTTTCTTAAGTCATCTATTCACTGGACAGTTATTTAATATGACCACGTCTTTGAATGGTGGTGAACGTGCAATGGTCCCTATTGGTAATTACGAAAAAGTGATGCCTCTTGATATGGAACCAACTTTGCTGCTTCGTGATCTATGTGCTGGAGACACAGACAGTGCACAACGTCTAGGTTGCCTAGAGTTAGATGAAGAAGATTTGGCATTGTGCACCTATGTATGTCCTGGCAAATATGAGTTTGGCGAAATGCTTCGCGATTGCCTAGATACAATAGTGAAGGAAGGGTAA
- a CDS encoding BolA/IbaG family iron-sulfur metabolism protein → MRQEIIEKKLHNAFSPKHLQVVNESYMHNVPAGSESHFKVIVVSDEFDGLRLIARHRKINQLLAEELQDGLHALSIHTYTESEWLIESGLVPKTPDCLGGNKK, encoded by the coding sequence ATGCGTCAAGAAATTATCGAAAAAAAATTGCATAACGCCTTTTCCCCGAAACATCTGCAAGTCGTCAATGAAAGCTATATGCATAATGTTCCCGCTGGATCCGAGAGTCATTTTAAAGTCATTGTGGTTAGTGATGAGTTTGATGGGCTGCGTCTGATAGCAAGGCATCGTAAGATAAACCAACTCCTTGCCGAAGAGCTGCAAGATGGTTTACATGCGTTATCTATTCACACCTATACAGAATCTGAATGGCTGATAGAAAGTGGATTGGTTCCAAAAACGCCAGATTGTTTAGGCGGAAACAAAAAATAA
- a CDS encoding methyltransferase — MSEANTHLSILQRDLSLFRFPKRPNEPLQAWDAGDEYLINHVEGLNLTDGLNVLILNDNFGALSCWFSEKHNVTMMSDSYIAHQGALRNTDVNKNQPIQCLEALNDIPKNIDLVLLQIPKNNRLLTWQLYQLRTQLTKNCPVIAVNKAKDIHSSTLKLFEKYLGTTTTSLAKKKHRLVFSQPNSQQIQLVEPITEWPVDDESFSLKNYPNTYSSESLDLGARLMLKHLPSDPKLTHIIDLGCGNGVLSVKAAQLNSQAKITCVDESYMALASAKLNLESAIKQSDRFQFIANNCLDGFRPESADLVVCNPPFHQNNAITDHIAWQMFCDAKQVLGSNGKLIVIGNRHLGYDDKLVRLFTRSQVKQIASNNKFVILQATK, encoded by the coding sequence ATGAGCGAAGCGAATACTCACCTTTCTATATTGCAAAGAGATCTGTCTCTTTTCCGTTTTCCTAAGCGACCAAACGAGCCATTACAAGCTTGGGATGCGGGGGACGAATACTTAATCAATCATGTTGAAGGGTTAAATTTAACAGATGGTCTCAACGTCCTCATTTTGAATGATAATTTTGGTGCTCTTTCGTGCTGGTTTTCAGAAAAACACAATGTCACCATGATGAGCGACTCTTATATTGCTCATCAAGGTGCTTTACGAAATACTGATGTCAATAAAAACCAACCTATTCAATGCCTTGAAGCTCTAAATGACATCCCAAAAAACATTGACTTAGTTTTATTACAGATACCTAAGAACAACCGCTTGCTCACGTGGCAGTTATACCAACTTAGGACTCAGTTAACGAAAAACTGCCCCGTTATTGCCGTGAATAAAGCGAAAGATATTCATTCCTCAACGCTTAAGTTGTTTGAGAAATATCTTGGTACAACGACAACATCACTTGCAAAGAAAAAACATAGGTTGGTATTCAGTCAACCAAACAGTCAACAAATTCAACTCGTCGAGCCAATTACCGAGTGGCCCGTTGACGATGAATCATTTTCACTTAAGAACTACCCAAACACCTATTCTAGTGAAAGTCTAGATCTCGGTGCTCGACTGATGCTTAAACATCTGCCAAGTGATCCAAAGTTGACGCATATTATTGACCTTGGTTGCGGTAATGGCGTGCTGTCGGTTAAAGCCGCTCAGCTAAACTCACAAGCCAAAATAACCTGCGTGGATGAAAGCTATATGGCTTTAGCATCGGCAAAACTCAATTTAGAGAGCGCAATTAAGCAATCGGACCGGTTTCAATTTATTGCTAATAATTGTCTGGATGGATTTCGTCCAGAAAGTGCCGATTTAGTTGTCTGTAATCCTCCATTCCATCAAAACAACGCAATAACTGATCACATTGCTTGGCAGATGTTCTGCGATGCAAAGCAAGTTCTAGGTAGCAATGGAAAACTAATAGTTATTGGTAACCGCCACCTAGGCTACGATGATAAACTAGTGAGACTGTTTACTCGGTCACAAGTCAAACAAATAGCAAGCAATAATAAATTTGTTATTTTACAAGCGACTAAGTAA